The DNA sequence ATATATCGAAATCCCGTCTTCAGGGCAGCCCCTTTGCCTTCATTGGCCGGATGTGTTAACACGGTGCAGCCCAATTTGCCTGCGGCCTGGAATATCTTGCTATAAGGCTTACCGCTGCCGTCGTCTACAATCACAATCTGAAAATCGCACTTTTCTTTTATATCCTCTATCAACCTGAGAAGCCGTTCATCCGGTTCATAGGCCGGTATAAGTATCGTCATCGAATTCCCTCCTTACATAACTGCACGATAATATCTATTATTGTAAGGATTCATTATGTCCGTTTCGTGAACTTTCAATTACGGTTTTATGAATTCAAACGTCAATATCATTGGTAAAACAATAGTAAATGCCTTACCTTTTTCGAGTATGCTCGAATGATTTTATTCAAATGTTGAAGCAACTTCCTTAGCCATTTGTTCGAAATCAGACAGCTGGTGGATGAATTTTTCAACCACTTCCACATCGAATTGGGTCCCGGATCCCTGAATAAGCTGATTCCTAGCTTCCTCAAACTTCAGTCTGGAGCGGTAGCGACGGTCAGAAATCATCGCATCAAAAGCATCGGCAACAGAAATAATTCTCGCCAGGAACGGGATTTCATCTTTTGTCAGCCCTTCCGGATATCCTTTGCCGTCCATGCGTTCATGGTGGCATTTGACAATCGGAACCACCTCTTTGAACATCGATACAGCCGACAGGATCCTCGCCCCTTTCAAGGGGTGTTTTTTAATTTCTTCATACTCTTTCTCGTTCAGCTTCTGGGACTTAAACAAAATATCATCTGAAGTACCGATTTTCCCAACATCATGGAAAATACCGCTGATCCGCAGCAACTCAAGCTCCTCCTTGGAGAAATCAAAAGCCTCTCCGATCTTAACGGCAAAATAGGCCACTCTGTCGGAATGACCGCGGGTATAAATATCCTTCGCATCGACGACCATTCTCAGGGCTTCAATCGTATCCATGTAGGTTTCTCTGAGCTGGTCATACGTTTTGTTCAGCTCATCATTTTTAATATTCACCAGGGAATGCAGAAACGCATTATTGATGGACGAGGAGGCCTGGTTGGAATAGATCTCAAGCAGTTTCAGTCCATCCTCAAGATCGTCCCCTTCTACAAAAATGATGCCAATGTCCTGAAGATATTCGTTGATCAGAGGAATAATTACTTTTTTATCAAGCTTAACGACCTTTTTATTGATCCTGGCGCTGCCGATAAACTCCATCAGTTCCGGATCAAGCATTTCCATGAAATCGGCCACTTTTTTCTTATATTTCCCGATCCCTTTAAATATGCTGTTATTGCCGGAACTAATCCTGGTGATATCATCGATCAGAATAAAAGCATTCTTGCTATTGACCAAAGGCAGAATTTCAGCCAGGATATCCTCCAGAATGTTATCTATCGGCTGAAGCTGATAGATTTTAGGAACAGACTGCAGAATTTTGTTCAGGCCTTCCTGGAACTTCTTGATCGTCCGCATTTGGGAAATCGATTTGATCCCGGATTCAACGAGCAGGAGCAGCTGGTCAAAGCGGTCACCTTTTTCACAGTAACCTTGGATTTCCAATGCTTTGATGGTTTCCAGCGGCGGAGCAAGATCCTTGTGTCCTGTCAGCAAAAGAATATACAGTTCGTTGTTGAACTCTCTGATTCTCTCTACGACCTTGTCTCCATGGATCGGATACATTAAATAGTCAAGAATCAACAAATCGTACTTCTCTTCACGGACTTTTTCGATAGCCTCCAGTGGATCGGTCAGGCCGACGAATTGGTAGCCGCTTCTTTTCAGGACGACGGACAGCGAATCAATGATTCCTGGTTCGTCATCAACTATTAAGATTTTGTAGTCTAGATTAACGCGATTAGTTGAACGTCTCATCGTTAGCCTCCTGTACGTGTGCGGATAGATAAGGAATCGTGATATAGAATGTAGTGCCAACGCCTTCCTGCGATTCAAACTTCATATTGCCCGAAAATCGTCCTTTAATTGTAGAATACGACATGTATAGTCCAAGACCTGTCCCATTTTTACCTTTGGTCGTAAACATTTCCTTGAACAGTCTTTTCTGCACTTCCTCAGGAATACCCTTACCATGATCGCTTAAAGCAAATTTGAGGTTATGTCTTTCTTTGTAAATGCTGAAACCGATTTCTCCGGTTTGCCCTTCATAGGCATGCATTGCGTTGATGATTAGATTGTCAAATACTTCTGAAGTTTCGCACCCCTCAAAACCCTTGTATCTCTAATTTAAAGGTATCCTAATGCCAGTGGTTCCTTCTGATTATTACCGATTAACTGGCATTTTTAAGGGCTATAAGCTGATTACTAAGAAAAGAATTCTCAAATA is a window from the Dehalobacter sp. DCA genome containing:
- a CDS encoding DUF3369 domain-containing protein; translation: MRRSTNRVNLDYKILIVDDEPGIIDSLSVVLKRSGYQFVGLTDPLEAIEKVREEKYDLLILDYLMYPIHGDKVVERIREFNNELYILLLTGHKDLAPPLETIKALEIQGYCEKGDRFDQLLLLVESGIKSISQMRTIKKFQEGLNKILQSVPKIYQLQPIDNILEDILAEILPLVNSKNAFILIDDITRISSGNNSIFKGIGKYKKKVADFMEMLDPELMEFIGSARINKKVVKLDKKVIIPLINEYLQDIGIIFVEGDDLEDGLKLLEIYSNQASSSINNAFLHSLVNIKNDELNKTYDQLRETYMDTIEALRMVVDAKDIYTRGHSDRVAYFAVKIGEAFDFSKEELELLRISGIFHDVGKIGTSDDILFKSQKLNEKEYEEIKKHPLKGARILSAVSMFKEVVPIVKCHHERMDGKGYPEGLTKDEIPFLARIISVADAFDAMISDRRYRSRLKFEEARNQLIQGSGTQFDVEVVEKFIHQLSDFEQMAKEVASTFE